CTAAGACCAGTGTATCAACTTATTTTTGTACAAGATTCATACAAATACAAGGTTTTATAGTAATACTACCATTAATCTTTAGTTGAAAGTGTATTGAGGATGAAAATAGCATTCAGTCACAGATTTTTGACACTTTGGGTAAGTACAATATAGGTACAATACAACCAATTTTTTCTATAACATAAACATATGATATATTAATTGAGTACCTTAATTTGAGCATTTGTGCTAAAACCCTTCTGAATGAGAAGATTACGATCTACCAGTTCCACAATGGCATTACTATCTTCACATTTGCCATCATTCCTGATCAACTGACTATAGCTTCCTCTTGATGACGCATTACGCCCTATCCatacatataaaatatcaaCGTTGTTGTTGCCAAAATGTACTGCCGGCATAAGTATGACATATATGGATCCAGAATCAAGTCTGCCGTGATGCGTGTCCATTTTAAGCATGGAGGGCCACTCGTAGAATAGTAGGTTATCAGTGCCAGTTTCTTTATTACCTATATCATCTGATGCAAGATGAACCTCGTCATACTTCTCTCTGCCTAGTAATCTACTCGAGACTTCATCCTCAGCCATATAGCTGTTTGAATCTGAAAGCAGATCTTTCCCGTCCATTTGAAAAGACACACCACTTTTGAAGCTGCGATCAGAATCTGCATCAGCATTTCTCATAATGTCATCTTCCAAATGTCTATTCAAATTTCGTGAAGCTTCATAATGGGAAGGTAAGCTCATCTTTGGAGGAATATTGCTTCCTCGATGCCCCAAATGGGAGGGCCAAGTTTCTTTACAGGAAGACCTTGAACCATCCACTCTCGAGGCAAGGTTGGCAGAATTTGCCTCTTTTTCTGGAGGTGAAGTTGCATTATCAACTAAATACGTACTTTCACCATCAGCAGGACCAACAGTTTCCTCTGAAGGGGGGCTCTTGCTAGGATCAAAGTCACTGCATTCAAGTCCACTCGGTGATGGCTGAGCAGAAACATGTGATAGGTCAGACCAATTAGATGATGAAGGAGAAAAGGTAAATGAACTTGCATAATAAGATGTTGAAGGTGAGAGAGATGGTGACGAGGAACTGGACGTAGATTTATTGACAAGAAAAGACGAAAAAGATTCCACCAAGCTGAATGATGGTGATCGTGACAGTGAACAATCAGAAAGAGGGGCAGGAGATGCCACTTCTGCCAGATTATTCTTACTGCATGGTGGCCTCATTGCTACATATGAAGAAAGTGAATCTGGTGAATCACACTCACTGGTAGACGTTGAAGGATTGACAGGTGAGACAAAGTCATCTGCTTCTTTACACGTGTCCATTGTCAGCATCCCATCACATTTCGGTAAGGCAAATTTACAAGAAATCAACTTAGATGAGGTCATAAGCTCTTTGACGACACCACTAGCGAATTTTCTTCTGAATCTGTTCCAACCAGTCTCTCGGGCAGGAAGACATGTCTCTGTTTCTGCTCCTGATAATGGACACGGTGGTACCACACCACCAGCCAACGCTCCATTAAAGATTTCAAAATCTAAATCGTACTCAGCAAGTTTCCTTTGATCAAGACCAGGAGGATTTAACTCCATCATTGAGTGAGACCCTGAAGATGAGCTCTTTACCTCCTCGGACTTGGCTTCACATCCATCTGTCGAACTCGTTCTGTAAGTGAGGGCATCCCAAAACTCAAATGTCTCTTCCCCTTCTCTGATAGTTATAACTGGACCCTGGGCTCTCTCATAGCGTATAACTTGCGAGGTAGCTGCCCTGGCATTATCTGACATCATTGCAGGGCA
This sequence is a window from Salvia splendens isolate huo1 chromosome 5, SspV2, whole genome shotgun sequence. Protein-coding genes within it:
- the LOC121801831 gene encoding protein-tyrosine-phosphatase MKP1-like isoform X2, encoding MIKDEEKDGAPGGNWRTYSRSVSWTERPPRTSTSSTSKPQWNSKARSCLPPLQPLSIIRPSVEEWPRAGSDDLGVWPNNPPTPGGKPRGSETPRESSNSDQPPTEFEFRKDKLAFFNKECSRILDHIYLGSDAIAKNREILRQNEITHVLNCVGFVCPEYFKNELVYKTLWLQDCPSEDITSILYDVFDYFEDVQEQRGRVLVHCFQGVSRSASLVIAYLMWKEGQSFDDAFQHVKAARGVTNPNVGFACQLLQCQKRVHALPASPTSLLRMYRMAPHSPYDPLHLVPKLLSEPGADKLDSRGAFIIQIPSALYVWTGKHCPAMMSDNARAATSQVIRYERAQGPVITIREGEETFEFWDALTYRTSSTDGCEAKSEEVKSSSSGSHSMMELNPPGLDQRKLAEYDLDFEIFNGALAGGVVPPCPLSGAETETCLPARETGWNRFRRKFASGVVKELMTSSKLISCKFALPKCDGMLTMDTCKEADDFVSPVNPSTSTSECDSPDSLSSYVAMRPPCSKNNLAEVASPAPLSDCSLSRSPSFSLVESFSSFLVNKSTSSSSSPSLSPSTSYYASSFTFSPSSSNWSDLSHVSAQPSPSGLECSDFDPSKSPPSEETVGPADGESTYLVDNATSPPEKEANSANLASRVDGSRSSCKETWPSHLGHRGSNIPPKMSLPSHYEASRNLNRHLEDDIMRNADADSDRSFKSGVSFQMDGKDLLSDSNSYMAEDEVSSRLLGREKYDEVHLASDDIGRNASSRGSYSQLIRNDGKCEDSNAIVELVDRNLLIQKGFSTNAQIKIVKEGEEPVELLEHMSRLSLNKDADDGKE
- the LOC121801831 gene encoding protein-tyrosine-phosphatase MKP1-like isoform X1 — encoded protein: MIKDEEKDGAPGGNWRTYSRSVSWTERPPRTSTSSTSKPQWNSKARSCLPPLQPLSIIRPSVEEWPRAGSDDLGVWPNNPPTPGGKPRGSETPRESSNSDQPPTEFEFRKDKLAFFNKECSRILDHIYLGSDAIAKNREILRQNEITHVLNCVGFVCPEYFKNELVYKTLWLQDCPSEDITSILYDVFDYFEDVQEQRGRVLVHCFQGVSRSASLVIAYLMWKEGQSFDDAFQHVKAARGVTNPNVGFACQLLQCQKRVHALPASPTSLLRMYRMAPHSPYDPLHLVPKLLSEPGADKLDSRGAFIIQIPSALYVWTGKHCPAMMSDNARAATSQVIRYERAQGPVITIREGEETFEFWDALTYRTSSTDGCEAKSEEVKSSSSGSHSMMELNPPGLDQRKLAEYDLDFEIFNGALAGGVVPPCPLSGAETETCLPARETGWNRFRRKFASGVVKELMTSSKLISCKFALPKCDGMLTMDTCKEADDFVSPVNPSTSTSECDSPDSLSSYVAMRPPCSKNNLAEVASPAPLSDCSLSRSPSFSLVESFSSFLVNKSTSSSSSPSLSPSTSYYASSFTFSPSSSNWSDLSHVSAQPSPSGLECSDFDPSKSPPSEETVGPADGESTYLVDNATSPPEKEANSANLASRVDGSRSSCKETWPSHLGHRGSNIPPKMSLPSHYEASRNLNRHLEDDIMRNADADSDRSFKSGVSFQMDGKDLLSDSNSYMAEDEVSSRLLGREKYDEVHLASDDIGNKETGTDNLLFYEWPSMLKMDTHHGRLDSGSIYVILMPAVHFGNNNVDILYVWIGRNASSRGSYSQLIRNDGKCEDSNAIVELVDRNLLIQKGFSTNAQIKIVKEGEEPVELLEHMSRLSLNKDADDGKE